Genomic segment of Tiliqua scincoides isolate rTilSci1 chromosome 1, rTilSci1.hap2, whole genome shotgun sequence:
AAATCAGAGCAGAGGATGGGCCAGATATCCCCATATATAAacggatactgtatgtatatctAAACAGGGATTCCCTGTTGAATTTGGGAGCAGAGCTGGCTGTCTAGTTGTACCATCATTGTGTCTGCTCCTGCACAAACCTGTGGAAGGAAAGTCCAGCTTCATAGCAGTGCACTGCTATTTGGAGTTTTCTAACTTGATGCCTCTTCAAACTGACATTTGCTACCATTCCCAAGTTAAAGATTAACTATATAGCCATAAACTTCAGCTCTGTTACCGCATTGTACGTTTTCCATGGATTCTGCCCACTGGACTTGCCCTCAAATACTAAAGCAGCTATACTTCTAGTTTTATGTTCTTACCCTCCTTCAAAGATTTTAATTCTCATTGGCTCAGCTTGTTTGGATGCAGTATCTTTATCACCATGGCCATCTCCTTTCATTCTCTCTTTGATGGCATTCCCCACTACTTTCTTTTCAAACTTGCTGCCGTAAATGAAGAATGGCTCTTGTTTCACCTGTGAAATGAAAAGCAGCGTCACTGAAAATCAGCGTCACTAATCAAGGTAAACATTTGAGGCTGTGAATAAAGAAAGAGAATAACGGCAGTTTGCCATATTAATGCAAATAATTTAGGACAAGCTGAGATATTATGTTTTGCTTGGACTCAGGAAGCTAATTAATCTGGCCGCTTGACTTCATCAAGGAACACACAGGATAGCTAACAGGTAATAAAGGTAAATTGGTCTTTTTCAACTCTCTTGACCTAGAGATGGTGTAATTGCAAATTGACAACATTCCTGCACAGAAAGTAAACACAAAAAACCCAACCAGGCAATCAAAGTCAGTCAACTGCTAGCACTGGAATTTCAAGTCATAGTCTGCTCAGAGCCATCTGGCAAATCAGGGTTGTGGTTAAGACACACTCGTTTCTCTGCCTACAGTTCAAAAGGCAGTGAGGTCCAGATGCCTTTGATCTTGCTATCCGAAGGCATGAAGTACTCATTCATAGCTAAAACATTAATCCACAACCTACCCATGCAAGCAGGAATCCTGCACACTCTGAGTTCCCACCTGTATGAAGTATGCAGATAAGACGCTTATCACATGAAAGCGAAATGTACAACTGCTAGAAACAAAGAAGGCATGGCTAGCAGGTGTATCAGTGCCAAGATGTCAGGCCAGAAAGAATCCCACTCTTCTCACATTAAATAAAACATATGGGGCATTATGTGAGAAAAGGGCTACTATCCAATTTGTGTGAACCGGAACAGTATTGTCACTAAtaattttgtgttgttgtttttaactgaAGCTGGAGCTTTAGAATTTGACAAATGTTCCCAGCCTTGGACCACTTACAACTTCATAGTTTATAAATCCCATGACTGGTAAACAATAACTCCTACACACCATCCAATTCATAGTTGGGCAAAGCTGAACATGGTCAAAATGGAAGTATAGACAAGTGGAATTAAGATCGCAAAAGGTGTATCCTAGCCATGTCAGTTTTTCCAAGGCCATTAATCATACATGAAGACAACATGGTACACAAAGAAACAGGTGGATTTTAAAAAGGAGTGGAAAGTCCAAATGATTGCTCAGAGTATGATACACTTCTTTGCTTATTTTTATGCTCTTTAATGGGCAAGTTCTGATGTAACCACCAAATAGTAGCTTTGGAACTATTTCTGTGGATGAATATACATGGACTGTTCTACACTAGTCTTTAAAAATCTGCAAGGATTTTGCAAGAACAACCCAAAGGCAAGATGCCAGATCCCTGCCAGCTCCTGCTCAGATCTTTCCTGAGAAATCCCTCTTGATTGCCATTTTAAAGTAATGTATTCAGCATGCAGTGCTCTAtagaaactattttaaaaattacaatgaAAAGTCTCTAACGCACTTCACTTTTCATATATTGTAACTTCTAAATTAAAATGTGTTGATCTTTAAGAATCAATAGATTACCTGAGTAAACTGTTTCCACGCACTGGATGATGTCAGTTTCCCAGTTCCAGGTCTATTCATTGGAGCCAGAGTATAGATTTCTGTGCTGTTTTTCTGCTTCGATCGTAGGAGTGCCAAGGTAATCTTTGTACTCAGTCCTGATGGGTTTGGGTTGCACGAACTGATGCACCACGAAGCATAAACAGACGCTTTGAGAGATGCTTGTTGAACAAAATTTGGTTTTGTGTAGTTTAGGAAACACCAACTCACAGTTGTGGTAGTGCGCAAACTGGGGAACTGGAGAATTTGCTGGAAGTTAGCAAGATCTGTCAGGAAAATAGTTGAGGTCACTGCCTTCCCACTTTGCTGGGATGCCATTTGTACCAACATACCGAATGGCAATTTCTGTTGCTTGGGTTGGTCTTCTATCTGATTTTCCCCTGAGGGCAAAGAAGACCTTTGGGGGCTCAGACTCATATCTGATGCCGCTTCATCAACATCCAGTTCTTCTGGGGACTCTCTACCTTCAGAAGCACCACTGGATTTCTGCCCAGGTGAAGCAGAGTCGAAACTGGCCAGCTTCTCTTTGCTCAATGGAGAAGGTTCAGTGGGTGGCATATTGGTACCTGGCAAATCTTGAGATGATGAGGATAATAAGGGAAAGGAGGACAAGGTGGACGGCACACTCTCTTTTGGCTCAGTAGTACAGCTCTGCCTAACCAGCTGAGGCTTTTGTGGTCTTGAGAAATTTCTCTTGATGTCTGAATTGGTGAGTTCTACAGCACTGAGCTCCTCAACAATCTGTCCATACATCTTTTCATCCTTGACTCTTTTTTGTTGTTTGGTCTCCATAAAGAGCTCCAAGCTGCTTGCTGGTGAAAGCATCCGCTTGTTTCCACCAAGAGTAGAGGCAGTATCTGAACTGGAGGTCAAGCACAATGGGATGGAGGAGTCCAAGCTAAGGGAAAGGGTATGTGGTACTTTCCACAAAGGATATTTTTCCAACCCTCTATGCTGGTCTAACATCTGAGCTATGTTAAATCCTATTCCATGCATGGTTGCACTAGTAGCCAGTGTTCGCTGGGAAAGAGTTTCATCTACTTTGCAAATGACAATAGCCGGGCTGCTGCTCTGAGCAAGAATCTGGGAAATGCTTGTGTACATGACACTACCATAGGATGGCACATGAGTCTGAATTCTGACAGGAACTACTGTACCAGGTAATGACTGTACAGTTCCAACATTCTGGGTTTCCAAATCCGCCTGTAGCTGCTGCTCAGAAGAGGTAACTGTTGATTTAATGCTACAGTCTGGCTGGTATGTTGCAAGTGCATTTTTAGAATACTGCCCAGATGTTCCTGAGTAACGCTGGTAGGTTTGCTCTTTCGTATGTACATAATCAGCAGTTTTCTTTCGGATATGCTCTGGAACATATTCCAGATGGTAACCCGGGTGACTCTCTGTTGGGAAAGGTTGCTTGGTGTACGATTTCTGAAGCTGCTGTACAAAATGATGTGGAAAGTGTGTCTGTGAAAGTTCTGATGGCCACAagggctgagaaggcaaatgaaCCATGCAGACAGACGGGTAGGGAAACTGCAAAAAACTGTTGTGAATGGGGAGGAAAGGGACCTTTTCTTGCAGCGCAAACAGATGCTGCTGCTCTGGTGAATATTTGTTTGGAATATAAGGTGCTTGAAGGATTGAGGTATGAGAAAGTGGGGATAAGCTAGAGCTACGCAGTGCACAAGAACCCACCGACTGCTTCCCAGAGTCATCGGACTGAACAGAAGAGGAGGAATGAGGCCAAGGAACTTGTGAGGATCGAAGACTCGCATGCCCGTGTTCCATTTGCTCTTGCTTGATAGTTTGTTCCATGCTCGAATCAGCCTGGGAAATCTCTGGGGAGCCACTGAAAGAAGCCTGGCGCACCAAaaagcatttctttctttctcttgctgGAGATACAGTGGTAGGAGGCGCTCCTGCGACAGCAGCATGAGACAGATTCCCATAATCAAAGGATTTGCTCCGTATCTCTGGGATTTCAGCAGGATGAGGACACGGCATCTGTTCAGATGAACAACGTCTCATTTCTTTCTGTTGGTGATGCCCAGGGACGGAAAGTGAGTAAGCACCAGCTGGGACGGTTAAAAACTCAGGCTGTTTCCCAAACTCATCTTGTTTAGTTGAGGTTAAGAACTTGAGACTATCGTCCCTTTCAAAGGACATTGAAAAACTTGAATTATGGGACAAATTGCTGTCTTGGCTTGGGCTGCGGGAGAGACTTGTTCCCGTGGACTCAAAACTCGATTCTCCAGAGGAGTGCTCCAAGTCAGCAAGCCGTAAACGCTTCTTCTTCGGTGGCAGCTTTTCCGCTGGGAGTTGGGAAAGGGTTTCGCTTCTCTGGGGCCACTGGAATTCTTCTGCAGGCTTCTCTGGCTCTTTTACTGGGACTTCTTTCTCCCTCTCAGGTTTGTCTGGCTCCTCCGTCACACGAATCTCGGGGACTTGTATATTATGCTGGCGAACCAGCCTGGGCTGCATGTTATAAGGCTGAGAATGTTGGGATGAAGAAGGCTGTTTGCCAACACCATCGGCGCTTTCTGTCTGCTGACCCCTATCTGGGCTCATCGGGGAATCTGCAATCTCACTTTCACAAGTTTCAGATGACGAGTAAATTTTATCTTGCTGGCAAGCAACAAGCTCCGTAGATTCAGACCTTTCAAATGAGTTTGGCCGGCTTAATGAATTTGTGTGCTGAATGACAGAGATTACATTTCCCTTTCTACTCAAGTTCTCTCCTGCCTTTTCTTGATCGGTAGTTAAGGAACATTCTTCTAGAGAAGTGGCTGGACTTCCTGACTGCAGGTGGGGTCTGCAGATTTCAAAGCGCTCTGGATGCGAATGAGCCGAACTGTCGTGGCTTTGCATGGCATAGCCACTCCTTGGTCCTTCCAGGACTTGTGACTTGGGATCAAAATCACCAGTCATGGGACTGCCAATAGAATCACTGCACAATGAAGGTGTGTCTTCCTCATCTCCAACACTTTTCTGTATTCTGCGCTTTCTGTTTTCAAATGTAATTCCATACATAGAAGATACTGCCTGCAACTGAGTAGTTGATTCAGAATAAAATTCTCCTCCTTGTTTCGACCCAATCAATAACGGTGTGTCTCTATAAAAGGGTCTTTCTGCTGTTGGCAACTTCTTCTCTCTCATGCCTGGCCCTTTTTCTCCTACAGCTGATCTGCTGGAAGCAACCATGATGTTCTTCCCCATTCTCCCATGGTACTCTGAATCTGAATGTCCTTCTTGCAGTGAAGGCAGCTCAAAGGCTGCTTGTCTTATTAACATTCGCTGATGGGGTATCCCTATTGTTCCAGGATAAAAAACATCATCAGAACCAGTCATCCTCTCATCAAATGAATGGCTTCCTCTTAAAGCTGATGGGACATTCAAGTTGGTAGCAGATGAAGTTGGCATGGAGTTGCTTCTAATTAGTGGGTTTGTATCTACTGGAAGTTCTAGAAGCATAGATGTATCACCTGGGTGACTTCCTGGATAAAAACTCATCTCAGTTTTGATAGGTGATGTGACAATCTGAGACTCTGAACTGCCATCATTAAAACCTTGACTACTTTTGATAGCACTCATTTTATTAGGATCAACTTCTTTGTTTGGAGACATGCGCTCTTCAAGCATCTTGACATCTAATCGAGGGTTTATGAGAGGTAGTGGCTCTGCCTTGCCCTCTCTACCTATTGAGCTACGATCCTGATTGGCTGTCGCTAACGGTTGTACAGTCCTTTGATTAATCCTATAGAATTTCCCAAAGATTATTTCTTCATAAGACTTTGCATTGGTATTTGGAGGGCTTATTTGTTGCTCTGCACTTTCCGAGCGTGAAAAATAGCCCGAATCAGTGCTTCCTTTGCTATGTGGGCTCAAGAGATTTAATGACTGCTCCGAATCTTGCCCTTTCTTCTCAGACAGTCTTAGTGCAAGTCGCTGCTTCACTGTGTGAGAGTCATCGGACTTTGTACTTAAAGACGGGTTTTGCAGATTGTCAGACCCAACATGCTGAGAGCTTTCACATGTTAACGGCACCCCACTTTTAGGAATAATCAAAATGGGGACTTTCATTGGGCCTCCCAGGGATTCTTCTATGGATGTGTGAAAGCCACTTCTGCTAGCAATGTCCAAAGGAATCTGTGGAATTGGGCTCAGTTTGTCAGGACCTTCAACAAGTAATGATGTCTCTTCATCAGTATCTGTACTCTGCTCCCCATCTGAATGTATCTCTGCTTCCACGTCAATAAAACTAGCATCTAGATCCAATTTAGATACAGCAGACTCTGTAAAAGGTACTAATCCTGCTTTAATTGCATGAGCGTGTGACTTTCTGTGCTTGTATAAATTGCTCTTTGTCTTAAATGAGAAACCACAAGGGACACAAGGGTACGGACGCTCCCCGGTGTGGGACCTAATATGCTTCTTAAGTACACTAGGTTTGGCACAAGCCCTGCTACAGTAAGGACAAATGTATTTGCCAGGTTTTTTGGgtttatgttcttttttgtgACTATCTTCCGACTGCTGCTCTAAACATTTCTGAGAATACTGGCTATAAGCGGGGTTCAAACTGGAAATTTTCTTTCTGGAGAAACTTCCACTATGGCCTTGCACAGGAAATGGAAACAAGTCCTCAGAGGGaaggggctgcaagtggcctgaAAATGACCACTTGTGG
This window contains:
- the HIVEP2 gene encoding transcription factor HIVEP2; protein product: MDSGDTAVGQNATSRSGEATKVSSRWRQEHAASVKVSTMGSLEDQTQGDPEQMGNPTSPQLFSSGKGVLSSDASQRAPEKQYPQHLPSPYSCQHSLSFLQHSLPQGFLHNLKPHQSLEGHKWSFSGHLQPLPSEDLFPFPVQGHSGSFSRKKISSLNPAYSQYSQKCLEQQSEDSHKKEHKPKKPGKYICPYCSRACAKPSVLKKHIRSHTGERPYPCVPCGFSFKTKSNLYKHRKSHAHAIKAGLVPFTESAVSKLDLDASFIDVEAEIHSDGEQSTDTDEETSLLVEGPDKLSPIPQIPLDIASRSGFHTSIEESLGGPMKVPILIIPKSGVPLTCESSQHVGSDNLQNPSLSTKSDDSHTVKQRLALRLSEKKGQDSEQSLNLLSPHSKGSTDSGYFSRSESAEQQISPPNTNAKSYEEIIFGKFYRINQRTVQPLATANQDRSSIGREGKAEPLPLINPRLDVKMLEERMSPNKEVDPNKMSAIKSSQGFNDGSSESQIVTSPIKTEMSFYPGSHPGDTSMLLELPVDTNPLIRSNSMPTSSATNLNVPSALRGSHSFDERMTGSDDVFYPGTIGIPHQRMLIRQAAFELPSLQEGHSDSEYHGRMGKNIMVASSRSAVGEKGPGMREKKLPTAERPFYRDTPLLIGSKQGGEFYSESTTQLQAVSSMYGITFENRKRRIQKSVGDEEDTPSLCSDSIGSPMTGDFDPKSQVLEGPRSGYAMQSHDSSAHSHPERFEICRPHLQSGSPATSLEECSLTTDQEKAGENLSRKGNVISVIQHTNSLSRPNSFERSESTELVACQQDKIYSSSETCESEIADSPMSPDRGQQTESADGVGKQPSSSQHSQPYNMQPRLVRQHNIQVPEIRVTEEPDKPEREKEVPVKEPEKPAEEFQWPQRSETLSQLPAEKLPPKKKRLRLADLEHSSGESSFESTGTSLSRSPSQDSNLSHNSSFSMSFERDDSLKFLTSTKQDEFGKQPEFLTVPAGAYSLSVPGHHQQKEMRRCSSEQMPCPHPAEIPEIRSKSFDYGNLSHAAVAGAPPTTVSPARERKKCFLVRQASFSGSPEISQADSSMEQTIKQEQMEHGHASLRSSQVPWPHSSSSVQSDDSGKQSVGSCALRSSSLSPLSHTSILQAPYIPNKYSPEQQHLFALQEKVPFLPIHNSFLQFPYPSVCMVHLPSQPLWPSELSQTHFPHHFVQQLQKSYTKQPFPTESHPGYHLEYVPEHIRKKTADYVHTKEQTYQRYSGTSGQYSKNALATYQPDCSIKSTVTSSEQQLQADLETQNVGTVQSLPGTVVPVRIQTHVPSYGSVMYTSISQILAQSSSPAIVICKVDETLSQRTLATSATMHGIGFNIAQMLDQHRGLEKYPLWKVPHTLSLSLDSSIPLCLTSSSDTASTLGGNKRMLSPASSLELFMETKQQKRVKDEKMYGQIVEELSAVELTNSDIKRNFSRPQKPQLVRQSCTTEPKESVPSTLSSFPLLSSSSQDLPGTNMPPTEPSPLSKEKLASFDSASPGQKSSGASEGRESPEELDVDEAASDMSLSPQRSSLPSGENQIEDQPKQQKLPFGMLVQMASQQSGKAVTSTIFLTDLANFQQILQFPSLRTTTTVSWCFLNYTKPNFVQQASLKASVYASWCISSCNPNPSGLSTKITLALLRSKQKNSTEIYTLAPMNRPGTGKLTSSSAWKQFTQVKQEPFFIYGSKFEKKVVGNAIKERMKGDGHGDKDTASKQAEPMRIKIFEGGYKSNEDYVYVRGRGRGKYICEECGIRCKKPSMLKKHIRTHTDVRPYICKLCNFAFKTKGNLTKHMKSKAHMKKCLELGVSMTSVEDAETEEAENMEDMHHEVGKSNMTGTSTDHQFSDAEESDGEDGEDNEDDDDDDDDFDDTLGDSTPKTRSRSTSPQPPRFSSLSMNTATASCGASPDSSVEHSSLISYLVTLPSIQVTQLQTPNDSCDDSQMTEYQRFFQNKSTDSEPDKDRLDIPSCMDEDYMVSLESNSSPRDFSSSSRQSSPGYDSSPYRDNSPKRYLMPKGDLSPRRHLSPRREISPIRHLSPRKEAVLRRELSPRRDVSPRRHLSPRRPLSPGKDTSSRRDLSPRRERRYMASVRAASPRRGLYHNPTLPMGQYLQSDSVSLGQLSSRPGLFQGPYFNMSGEKGSLEHQGSSLFPEGPTDYVFSHLPLHSQQQLRTPIPMMPIGGIQMVHSIPTALSGLHPSSVLPLPKEGSGEKKRAASETVAKESYIISKHHEKRTYPHTLHTAVQASASPSSLLLMKKSTSEEGVIERDQEENIQTCTKAIASLRIATEEVLQGTEQSQRDSEPQKSSESAHFSMKHFSGSEPGQICASATDPDLHRGEKDLFGTTQTALSHSTFYSKNSVDVRQLGYFSRKDSPSSTPERKDLPSEKSKPQ